One Mesotoga infera genomic region harbors:
- a CDS encoding transcription repressor NadR, which translates to MEKLERQRFIIEVLKRSTSPVKGQALSLETGVSRQMIVKDIGELRQREFNISSTARGYVLNGKKSCKMVVSVKHSEKEIYRELSEIIRAGGRVIDVSIIHAVYGELKGKLNLSNMDDLNRFIAALKASHAVPLLSLSKDGVHLHTIEADTEETLGRIRGKLERNDFLAT; encoded by the coding sequence ATGGAGAAGCTCGAAAGACAACGTTTCATTATTGAAGTCTTGAAACGTTCAACCAGTCCCGTAAAGGGACAGGCTCTCTCTCTAGAGACCGGCGTCAGCAGACAGATGATTGTGAAGGACATTGGAGAACTGAGACAAAGAGAATTCAACATATCGTCGACTGCAAGAGGGTACGTTCTCAATGGAAAAAAGAGTTGCAAAATGGTCGTTTCGGTGAAACACTCAGAAAAGGAAATTTATAGAGAGCTTTCGGAGATAATTAGAGCAGGTGGACGCGTTATCGATGTAAGCATAATTCATGCCGTATATGGGGAACTGAAAGGGAAATTGAACCTGTCGAACATGGACGATCTTAACAGATTCATCGCAGCTTTGAAAGCATCTCATGCGGTACCACTTCTTAGCCTTTCGAAGGACGGTGTTCATCTTCACACAATAGAGGCAGATACAGAAGAGACTCTTGGAAGAATAAGAGGCAAATTGGAAAGAAATGACTTTTTGGCTACCTGA